The following are from one region of the Rhizobium sullae genome:
- a CDS encoding CAP domain-containing protein, giving the protein MTSIDLSRRNLLRFSGLVFLTGVAGCTTVPRMSSTPSDGEDETTAALPLVNQLRAKNGLTALHVDPAASAAAIYQAKRMASAGKMTHLMGMADSFGARVRKSGVQLPAAENIAAGQQSIDAVVTAWINSRHHLENMLGRYNGLGVAVAHNTSSRSVPYWAMVLSS; this is encoded by the coding sequence ATGACATCCATCGATCTTTCCAGGCGCAATCTGCTGCGCTTTTCAGGCCTTGTCTTCCTGACGGGCGTCGCAGGCTGCACGACCGTGCCCAGAATGTCTTCCACGCCCTCGGACGGAGAGGACGAGACAACGGCGGCGCTGCCGCTCGTCAACCAGCTTCGCGCCAAGAATGGGCTGACGGCGCTTCACGTCGATCCGGCGGCAAGCGCTGCGGCGATCTACCAGGCCAAGCGAATGGCAAGCGCCGGCAAGATGACGCATCTGATGGGCATGGCCGACAGTTTCGGTGCACGCGTGAGGAAAAGCGGCGTGCAGCTTCCGGCCGCAGAGAACATCGCCGCCGGCCAGCAGAGCATCGATGCCGTCGTGACGGCCTGGATCAACTCGCGACATCATCTCGAGAACATGCTGGGACGCTATAACGGGCTCGGCGTCGCCGTTGCGCACAATACGTCTTCCCGGAGCGTGCCCTATTGGGCCATGGTTCTTTCCAGCTGA
- a CDS encoding DUF6460 domain-containing protein — translation MSDQVNKFLGDSLGRTLVKLLVVSLIVGFVMTVFGWAPLDLVYGVRDFIREIWYRGFAALGRVGDYLLLGATVVIPIFIIIRLFNFRR, via the coding sequence ATGTCCGATCAGGTAAACAAATTTCTAGGTGACTCGCTCGGCCGCACATTGGTGAAGCTCTTAGTCGTTTCGCTGATCGTCGGTTTCGTGATGACCGTTTTCGGATGGGCACCGCTGGACCTCGTCTACGGCGTCCGGGATTTCATCCGCGAGATCTGGTACCGGGGTTTTGCAGCGCTCGGCCGCGTCGGCGATTATCTGCTGCTTGGCGCAACGGTCGTCATCCCGATCTTCATTATCATCCGTCTTTTCAACTTTCGCCGGTAA